From the genome of Amycolatopsis granulosa:
GTCTCGCCGGTGCAGCTCCGGCTCGAGGAACGCAACCCGGACACCGAGGCGCCGACCGCCCGGCTCGCCGCGGAGCTGAACCGGTTGCGCGGCGCGGACGACCCGGACAGCTGGGCGTGCGCGGTGGACCGGGCCGCGCCGATCCCGTACTGGCAGCTGCTCGCCCGCTGGCGGTGGGCCGCCGCCCTGCTGGCCCACGGCGAGCGGGACGCCGCGGCCGAGCAGGTCCGCCTCGTGCACGACTCCGCGACCGGGCTGGGCGCGCGGCCGCTGCGGGCCGCGGTGGCGGACCTGGCGAAGCGCGGCCGCCTGACGACCGCGGGTGCGGCCGCGCCGGCCGGCGACGTGCTGACCCCGCGTGAGCGGTCCGTGCTGGAACTGGTGGCCGGCGGCCTGACCAACAGGCAGGTGGGGGAGCGGCTGTTCATCAGCGAGAAGACCGCGAGCGTGCACCTGTCCCGGATCATGGCCAAGCTCGGCGCCGGAAGCCGCGCGGAGGCGGTGTCCCGGGCGCACCAGCGCGGCCTGCTCGGCTGAGCCGATTGGCGGCGGGCGGCGATCCGGCGCAGCATCGGGACATGCCGACGCCTGAGCCCGTCGCCCCGATGCTGGCCGTTCCCGGACCCGTGCAGGACAGCGAGGGCTGGGCGTTCGAGTGGAAGTACGACGGGGTGCGGTGCCAGGCCGCGGTGTCCGGCGGCGAGGTCCGGCTCTACTCGCGGCGGCTGCGTGAGGTCACCGCCACCTACCCCGAGCTCGCCGTGCTCGGCCGGGACCGCCGGACGCTGCTGATCGACGGCGAGGTCGTCGCGCTCGACGAGGACGGCAGGCCGGATTTCGGGCGCCTGCAGCAGCGGATGAACCTGGCCGCGCCCACCCCGGCCCGGCTGTCGTCGGTGCCCGTGGTGTTCTTCGCGTTCGACCTGCTGCGCGAGGGGACCGCCGACTGCACCGGCCTGCCCTACGAAGAGCGCCGGGAACGCTTGCTGGCACTGGGCGTCGACCGCCCGGAGGTGCGGGTGCGGCGGCACTTCCGGGCGTCCGAAGTGGAGGGTGCGGAGCTGTTGCGGGCCGCCCGCGAGGTGGGCCTGGAGGGCCTGGTGTCCAAACGGCTCGACTCGCGCTACCAGCCGGGGCTGCGGTCGCCGGACTGGGTGAAGACGCCGCTGACCCGCACCCAGGAGGTGATCATCGCGGGGTGGACCGCGGGCGGGGGACGGCGGTCGGGCACGTTCGGCGCGTTGCTGCTCGGGCTGCACGACGAGACCGGGTTGCGGTTCGCCGGTCACGTCGGCACCGGCTTCACCGAACGGATGCTGGCCGACCTGCAGGACCGGCTGCGCCCGCTCGCCCGTCGCACCAGCCCGTTCGCCACCCCGGTGCCCCGCGAGTACGCCCGCCACGCGCACTGGGTGGAGCCGGAGCTGGTGGGCGAGGTGGAGTTCCGGCAGTGGACCTCCGACGGGCGCCTGCGGGCGCCGTCGTGGCGCGGGCTGCGGCCGGACCGGCACCCGGAGGAGGTCACGCGCGCTTGAGCCGGGTCCGCACCGCCAGACCGGCGCAGGCGATCACCGCGAGCCCGCCGAGCACGGTCGGCCAGGTGATCGCCTCGCGCAGCAGCAGGACCGCCCAGCAGATGCTCAGCACCGGCTGGACCAGCTGGATCTGGCTCACGTGTGCCATCGGCCCGATCGCGAGCCCGCGGTACCAGGCGAAGAACCCGAGGAACATGCTCACCACCCCGAGGTAGGCGAAGGCCGCCCACTCGGCCACGCCCCCCGCGGGCGGGTGCTGCGCCGCCGACGTCACCGCCAGCGCGGCCATCACCGGGGCGGACAGCACGAGCGCCCACGAGATCGTCTGCCACGCCCCGAGTTCCCGGGCGAGCAGCCCGCCCTCGGCGTAGCCGACCCCGGCCGCGAGCACGGCCGCGAGCAGCAGCAGATCGGACCAGTGCAGCCTGCCGAGCCCACCGCCCTGCAGCGCCGCGAAGGCGGCCGCGGCGACCGCGCCGACCGCCGCCGTCGCCCAGAACAGCACCGGTGGCCGTTCCCGGCCGCGCAGCACGGCGATCACCGCGGTCGCGGCGGGCAGCAGCGCGATCACCACCGCGCTGTGACTGGCCGACGCGCTGGTCAGCGCGAACGAGGTGAGCACCGGGAAGCCGACCACCACGCCCGCGGCGACCACCGCGAGCCGCAGCCACTGGACGCCGCGGGGCGGCCGTTGCCGGGTGGCCGCGAGCGCACCGGTCGCGAGCAGCGCGGCGATCACGGCGCGGCCGCACCCGATGAACAACGGTGACATCGTCCCGACGGCGACGCGGGTGAACGGCACGGTGAACGAGAACGCGGCCACGCCGAGCAGTCCCCAGCCGAGACCGCCCCGCCCGGGAGATAGCACCGGGCGCCCGGCGAGGGTAGCGCTACTATCCTGCTTCATGTCCGACGATAGCAGTGCCCGCATCGTCGCCGGCCTCCGCGCGTGGATCGCGACCGCACAGCCCGGTGCTCGGCTGCCGTCCACGCGGGCACTGGTCGCCGAGTACGCGGCGAGCCCGGTGACGGTGCAGAAGGCGCTGCGGGCCCTCACCGCGGGCGGGATGGTGGAGAGCCGGCCGGGGGTGGGCACGTTCGTGCGCGCGGCGCGCCTGGCCCGGCCCAACGACTACGGGTGGCAGACCGCCGCGCTGGGCTCCCCGCGTCATCCCGTGCCACGCGGGTCGGCGGCACTGCGCACCGTGCCCAACGACGTGATCGCGCTGCACTCGGGTTATCCGGACCGGGAACTGCTCCCCGAGCGGCTGGTCCGGGCCGCGTTCGCCCGCGCGGCCCGCGGTGACGCGGCCGTGCACCGCCCGCCCGCCGCGGGACTGCCCGAACTGCAGGCGTGGTTCGCCGCCGAGCTCGGGGTGGCGGCGCCCGGCGACGTGGTCGTCTTCCCCGGCAGCCAGAGCGGGTTGAGCGCGGCGTTCCGTGGGCTGGTCGGCGCCGGCCGCCCGCTGATACTGGAGTCGCCGACCTACTGGGGTGCGATCCTCGCCGCGGCGCGGGCGGGGGTGGAGGTGGTGCCGGTGCCCAGCGGTGCGGACGGTCCCGACCCGGACGAGCTGGCGCGGGCGTTCCGGCAGACCGGCGCCCGCGCGTTCTACGCGCAGCCGAACTTCGCCAACCCGACCGGCGCCCGCTGGTCGCCGGGCCTGGCCGGCCGGGTCCTCGACGTCGTCCGCGAGCACGGCGCGTTCCTCATCGAGGACGACTGGGCACACGACTTCGGCATCGACGCCGACCCGGTGCCGCTCGCCGCACGGGACGACGACGGGCACGTGGTGTACCTGCGGTCGCTGACCAAGAGCGTGTCCCCGGCGGTCCGGGTCGCCGGGCTCGTCGCGCGTGGCCCGGCCCGCGAGCGTGTCCTGGCCGGTGTCCGGGCCGAGGCGCTGTTCGTCAGCGGCATCCTGCAGGCGGTCGCGCTGGACGTGGTCACCCAGCCCGCGTGGCGCGGCCACCTGCGGGGCCTGCGCGACCAGCTGGCGGCCCGGCGTGACCTGCTCGCCCGCGCCGTGCGGGAGCACCTCCCGTGCGCGCGCCTGGACTCGGTGCCGAGGGGCGGGCTGAACCTGTGGGTGCGGCTGCCGGACACCGTCGACCCGGTCCGCCTGAGCCGGGAGTGCGAGGCGGCCGGGGTCGCGCTCAGCCCCGGTGGGGAGTGGTTCCCCGCCGAACCGCCCGGCGCCTACCTGCGGCTCAACTACTCCGGCCCGAACCCGGGTGCGTTCGCCGACGGTGCCCGGATCATCGGCGAGGTCCTGGCCCGGCAGTGACGGAACACCGGTAACATCAGCCCCTCCAGCACCACAACGAGGTGTGTTGTGTGGGTCACATCCGGGGTGTCGTTACCCTTCGCCAGGCGAATGTCCGATTAGACCGTCCCGGGGGGTCAGGTGCGCAAGACCAGCTCACGGCCGTGGCAGCGCCGGCCGCCGAGCCCGCAGCCGCCGCCGAGCAAGCCGCAGCCGATGCCCGGCCGCATCAGCCGCTGACGCTGCGGCCCTTGCGGGTGGTCCCGACCAGTGCCCGGAACGGGCTCGCCGCGGACCGCCGCCGACACTCCACAGTGGACGATCCGGGGGCCGGTGTGTGCACCGGCGGTTTCCGCTGACGGGCACGGTGCCGCCGGTTAGGCTGGGCGCATGCGCTTCGGACTCTTCGTTCCCCAGGGGTGGCGGCTGGACCTGACCGGTATCGAGCCCGCCCGGCAGTGGCAGACCATGCTCGACATCGCCCGGTACGCCGAGAACGGGCCGTACGAGTCGGTGTGGGTGTACGACCACTTCCACACCGTCCCGGTGCCCACCGGGGAGGCCACGCACGAGGCGTGGACGCTGATGGCCGCGCTGGCCGCGAGCACCAGCCGCGTCCGGCTGGGCCAGATGTGCACCTGCATGGGCTACCGCAACCCGGCCTACCTGGCGAAGGTGGCGGCGACCACCGACGTGATCTCCGGTGGCCGCGTCGAGATGGGCATCGGTGCCGGCTGGTACGAGCACGAGTGGCGCGCCTACGGCTACGGCTTCGCGCCGGCCGGGCAGCGGCTCGGCATGCTCGACGAGGGCGTGCAGATCATGCGGCAGCTGTGGACCACGGGCACGGCGACCCTGGACGGCAAGCACTACCAGGTCGACGGTGCCCGGTGCTACCCGCTGCCGCTGCAGGAGGGCGGCATCCCGCTGTGGATCGCCGGCGGCGGGGAGAAGAAGACGCTGCGGATGGCCGCCCGGTACGCCCAGTACACCAACTTCGCCGGTGGTGCCGAGGACTTCAAGCACAAGTCCGAGGTGCTCGCCGCGCACTGCCGCGACCTCGGCACCGACTTCGACGCGATCGTCCGGTCGGCCAACTACAACGTGATCATCGGCGAGACCGAGAAGGACGTGGCCGACCGGCTGGCGTGGATCCGCGCGCACTACGAGCCGCACGTGCCGGCGGACGTGCTGGAGAACAGCGTCGCGTCGTTCCGCAACGGCCCGCTGGTCGGCACGCCCGAGCAGGTCGCCGAGCGGCTCACCGAGCTGCGCGGCCTCGGCATGACGTACGCGATCACCTACTTCGCCGACATCGCCTACGACCGCACGTCGGTGGAGCTGTTCACCAACCGCGTCATCCCCGAGCTGGCCTGACGGCGAACTCGTCGAGGGCGGCGCGCATCGCCGCCCGCATCGTGTCGCTGCCGGTGTGGCCGGCGTCCTCGATCACCCGCAGATCGGCGTCCGGCCACACCTTGGCCAGCTCCCACGCGGTCTCCACCGGGCCGGACAGGTCGAGCCGGCCGTGGATGAGCTTGCCGGGGATGCCCTTGAGCCGGTGGGCTTCCCGGATCAGCACGCCCTCCTCCAGCCAGGCTGCGTTCGAGAAGTAGTGCGCGCAGATGCGGGTCATCGCGAGCACATCGCGGGACGGCCGGTCGCTGTAGACGTTCGGCACCCCGTGGGGTTCCAGCGAGATCGCGGTGTCCTCCCAGGTGCTCCAGTCCCGCGCGGCCTTCCCTCGTACGGCGGGATCGGGGTCGGCCAGCAGCCGCGCGTACGCGGCGAGGACGTCGAAGGTGCCGCCCTCGACGTCACCGGCGCCGGCCTGGAACCGCTCCAGCTCGGCCGGGAAGAACCGGCCGACCCCGGAGTAGAGCCAGTCGAGTTCGCGGCGGGTGGTGGTGGTGACCCCGGCGATCACGATCTCGCTGACCCGTTCCGGGTGCCGCTGGGCGTAGGCGAGGAGCAAGGTGGAACCCCAGGAGCCACCGAACAGCAGCCACCGGTCGATGCCGAGGTGCTCGCGCAGCAGTTCCATGTCGGCGATGAGGTGCCCGGTGGTGTTGTGGGTCAGGTCGGTGGCCGGGTCGCTCGCGTGCGGTGTGCTGCGGCCGCAGTTGCGCTGGTCGAACAGGACGACGTGGTAGCGGTCCGGGTCGAAGTAGCCGCGCGTGCTGGTCCACGCGCCCGAGCCGGGACCGCCGTGCACGACCGCGGCGGGCTTGCCCTCCGGGTTGCCGCACGCGGCCCAGTGGATGCGGTTGCCGTCGCCGACGTCGAGCATGCCCTCGGCGTAGGGCTCGGCGGGCGGGTGGAGCTGGGTCATCGTCCCTCCAGGTGCAACAGTGCTGTTATATTAGCGCTGTGACAATTCTCCGGTCCGAGCTGCTCGGCACACGGCTGCGGCACCTGCTGGACCTGCTCGACGGCGACGTCGCCGCGGTCTACGCCGACCTCGGTCTGGCCTGGTTCCGGCCGCGATTCACCCCCGTGGTGCGGTTGCTGGCCGCCTCCGGACCGCAGCCCATCCGGGACCTCGCCGAGGCCATCGGGGTCACGCACTCGGCGGCGAGCCAGACGGTCGCGCAGATGGTCAAGGCGGACCTGGTGACGCTGAGCCCGGGCGCGGACGCGCGGCACCGGATCGTGCGGCTGACCCGCAAGGCCGAGGAGCTGCTGCCGGTGCTGGACGCGGAATGGGCGGCGACGACCGCGGCGGCGAAGGAGTTCGAGGCGGAGCTGGCCCACCCGCTGAGCAGGCTGGTCGACGAGGCGATCGAGGCGCTGCGGACGCGGCCGATGCGGCAGCGGATCGCGGACGCGGCGCCGGACCTGTTCGGCTGACGACGTTTCCGCGCGGTGGCCCGGGGTATCACCCCACCTCGCACCCGGTGACATCGCAGCGGAGGGCCGTCGTGCCGGAACCAGCGCAGCTCGCCGAGCGAACCACCGCGGTGCCGCTGCTGGGCGCGGCCCACCTCGCCGGGCTCCGGCGCCACCTGCGGGAGCTGCTCGACGGCGAACGTCCGGACGCGGCCGAACGCGCGCTGCTCGTCGTCGACACCCTCGCCGGCCTCGCCTGCCGGCACGCCCAGCCGCCGTTCGCCGTGCGCCTCCGGCACCGCCCCGGCGCCCGCCTGCGGGCCGACATCCGCGAGCTGCGCTGCCGCGCCCTGCCCGGCCACGCGTCGTTGCGGCTGCCACTGCACGTCCTGGACCGGCTCGCGCGCATGTGGTGCGTCGACCTGCACGGCCACCACGGTGTACTGACCGCCGAAGTGGACCTGAGCCGCTGATGTCGGTGGCCGCGCGTCGCCGGGCCACTGCCCGCGCGACGCCGTGACCGACTGCGAGTGGCCCACCGGACGCCGTCCGCGGCGGCGCGGGACTTCTGGGACCGGAACTATCCACTTCGGACCACCGAGAAGAACGCCGATATCTAGCCCTTCACGCAGACGACCTGCTTGAGGTGCGCGACCACCTCGACCAGGTCGGCCTGCGCCTTGATCACCGACTCGATGTCCTTGTAGGCGGCCGGGATCTCGTCGACCACGCCGTCGTCCTTGCGGCACTCGACGCCACTGGTCTGGGCCGCGAGGTCGGCCGCGGTGAACGTCTTGCGGGCCTTGGTCCGCGACATCCGCCGCCCGGCGCCGTGCGACGCCGAGTGGAACGACGTCTCGTTGCCCAGGCCCCGCACGACGTACGAGCCGGTGCCCATGCTGCCCGGGATGATGCCCAGGTCACCTGCCCCGGCGCGGATCGCGCCCTTGCGGGTCACCAGCACGTCCACGCCGTCGTAGGTCTCCTCGGCCACGTAGTTGTGGTGGCACGAGATCGGCTCGTCGAACCGAACCCCGGGCACCTCCGCGGCGAGCGCCCGCTGCACGAGCGCGACCATCGTCGCCCGGTTGCGGGCCGCGTACTCCTGCGCCCAGAACAGGTCCCGCCGGTAGGCCGCCATCTCCGGTGTCCCGGCGACGAACACCGCCAGATCGCGGTCCGGCAGGTCCGCGTTGTGCGGCAGCTTCCGCGCGATGTCGATGTGCCGCTTGGCCAGTTCGTTGCCGATGCCGCGCGACCCCGAGTGCAGCATCAGCCACACCCGGCCGGCGTCCGGGCCGCCCTGTTCCAGGCACACCTCGATGAAGTGGTTGCCCCCGCCGAGGCTGCCGATCTGGGCCCGCGCCCGGTCCCGCAGGTTCTGCACGCCCTCGTGCAGGTGCCCGAACGCCGACCAGAACTCGTTCCAGCCGCGCGTGCCGGGCACCCGGGCCGGGTCGACCGGCGTCTGGTGCAGCGCGAAGCCGACCGGCACGGCGTCCTCGATGCGCCGCCGCAGCCGGGCCAGGTCGTCGGGCAGGTCGCCCGCGGTCAGCGAGGTGCGCACCGCGCTCATGCCGCAGCCGATGTCCACACCGACGGCGGCGGGGGAAACCGCGTCGCGCATCGCGATGACGCTGCCGACCGTCGCGCCCTTGCCGTAGTGCACGTCCGGCATCACGGCCAGCCCGTGCACCCACGGCAGGTTGGCGACGTTGTGCAGCTGCCGCATCGCGGCGTCCTCGACGGACGCCGGGTCGGCCCACATGCGGATGGGTACCCGGGCGCCCTCGACTGCGGTGAACATCGGAAGATCCTTTCGCTGCGGTGGATCCCCAGGGTTACCCGGGAAACCGGCCGGAGCAACCGGATTTCAGTAGTCGTCGCGGCCGGTGAGCTGTTCCTCGAGCAGCTCGGCGGAGCTGGTGACCAGGGCGAGCGGGTCGACGAACTCGTTGAGGTCCAGGTTGGCCAGCGGCAGCGAGTGGCGGAGCACCAGGTACTCGCCCATCACGACCACCCCGCCGACGACCGTGGTGTGCCCCACCTCGGCGAGCACCGCGGCCACGTCGACCTCGTCCACGCGGGCGAACGGGGTCGCGATCTGGATCCACTCGTCCCGCCGGTCGAGCACCTCCCGCGCGATGACCACGATCTGGGTGCGTTCCTCCTCCTCCGGATCGGACTGGAAGCGGATGCGGATGCGCAGCTCGTCCGGCTCGTCCCGGACGACCTTGTACTGCTGCCGGATGAACGTCGCGAGATCGCGCCAGCTCGTCACCCCAGTGGTTCCCTTCTCGTGGCCGGACGGTCACGGGAAGTGAAGCACAGATGATCCACCAGCAGGTGGCCGAGCGCGGAACTCGCGTGCCGGGAGACCGGCTCAGGCGGTGACGGCTTCCCGGCCCCGGGCGCGGACCGTCGAGGTGGCCCAGATTCCCAGCGCGATCAGGGGCAGTGCGGCGCCGAACAGGCACGGGCCCGCCCAGGCGAAGCGGTCGTACAGCGTGCCGGCCAGCGCCGAGGCCACCGCCCCGCCGACGAAGATCGTCGTCATGAACACCGTGTTGATGCGGGCACGTGCGTCCGCCCGCAGGCCGTAGATCTCCCGCTGGCTCAGCACCTGGTGGCCCTGCACCGCGAGATCCAGCACGACCCCCGCGAGCGCCAGCACGATCAGCGAACCGGCGCCCAGCCAGGCGACCACCATCGCCACCGCGGCCAGCGCCGGCGCGATCCCGCTGCCGAGCCGGCCGTGGCCGCGGTCGCCCAGCCGCCCCGCCAGCGGTGCCGCCGCCGCGCCCGCCGCGCCGACCAGCGCGAACATCCCGACCTCGGTCTGCGTGAGCCCGTGCCGGCCGGTCAGCTCGAACGCCACGGACGTCCAGAACGCGGAGAACGCCCCGAACATCAGCGCCTGGCACACCGCGCGCCGCCGCAACGCGGGTTCCTCCCGCGCCAGCGTCAGGATCGACCCCATCAGCCGCCGGTAGCCCTCGTCGTGCGGAGGCCGGCGGTGCGGCAGGATCCGCCGCACGGCGACCGCGACCACCAGCATCAGCACCGCCGACACGACGTAGATCGTGCGCCACCCGAACGCCCCGGCGACCACGCTGGACAGGGTGCGCGCGAGCAGGATCCCCAGCAGCAGGCCGGTCATCACCGTGCCGACGAACCGGCCGCGCTGCTCCTCCGGTGCGAGGTGCGCGGCGAACGGGATGAGGATCTGCGCCACCACCGACGTCACCCCGATCAGCACCGAGGCCGCCAGGAACAACCCGAACACCGGCGCCACGGCCGCCACCACGAGCGCCAGCGCGGTGAACACCAGCGTGCGCGAGGCCAGCGCCCGGTTCTCCACCAGGTCGCCGAGCGGCATGAGCAGAGCGAGCCCGGCGGCGTAGCCGAGCTGGGTGAGCGTCACCACCAGCGCGGCGCTGCCCTGGCTCACGCCGAACGTGGACGCGATCCCCGCCAGCAGCGGCTGCGCGTAGTACAGGTTCGCCACGGTGGTGCCGCAGGAGAACGCGAGCACCACCATGATCAGCCGCAGGGTGCGGTGTTCCGGCATGACAGTGCCGACACGCGCCACGACCCCAAGATTCCCGGTGTGACCGCGCTCACCGCGTGAGGACGTCCTACGCGGACCGGATCCGCAGCCCGTCGAAGGCCACCGCCGCCACGGTCTCGGCGAGCTGATCGGCGCTCTGTCCACCGCGCGGCCGGTACCACTCGATCAGCGAGTTCACCATGCCGAACAGCAGCCGGGCCGCGGTCGGCGGGTCGATGTCCGGCCGCAGGTCGCCCTCGTCGACGGCCCGGGTGACCAGTTCGGACACGATGTGGTCGAACTCCCGGCGGCGGGCCAGGGCGTCCCGCTCCACCTTGGTGTTGCCGCGCACCCGCAGCAGCAGCGTCACGAACGGCAGCCGGTCCACCAGCACCCGCACGCTGCCGCGGACCAGGTACTCCAGCCGGTCGACCGCGCGACCGTCGACCGCCTCCAGTTCGGCCACGATCTCGAACAACCCGTCCAGCGCGCGGTTCACCGCCAGCCGCAGCAGTTCCTGCTTGCTCGGCACGTGGTGGTAGATGGCGGACTTGGTGATGCCGAGCTTGCGCGACAGGTCCTCCATGCTGGTGCCGTCGTAGCCGCGCTCGTTGAACAGCTTGACCGCGACCGCCAGCAGGGACTCCAGGTCGTAGCCCGGCCTGCCGCGCCGGGCTGGAGGTGCGGTCGTCATGGTCCTGAGTATCCCAAGCGCGTTCAGGCCGGTGGCCGCTGGTCGATCACGCGGCGCAGCTTGCCCATCGACCGTTCGAGGGTGTCCGGGTCGAGCACCTCGACGGCGACGCTGACCCCGACGCCGTCCTTGACGCGTGCCGCGACCTCCTCCGCCGCCGACACCCGGCGCCCGGCCGCGGTGTCCGGCCGCGCCTCCACCAGGACCGTGAGGTGGTCCATCCGGTCCTGCTTGGTCAGCTTGAGCTGGAAGTGCGGCGCCAGCCCGGCGGTGGCGAGCACGATCTCCTCGATCTGCGTGGGGAACACGTTGACACCGCGCAGGATGATCATGTCGTCGCTGCGGCCGGTGACCTTGTCCATGCGCCGGAACGACGGCCGCGCGGTGCCCGGGCGCAACGCGGTGAGGTCGCGGGTGCGGTAGCGGATCACCGGCATGGCCTGCTTGGTGAGCGAGGTGAACAACAGCTCGCCCGTCTCGCCCTCGTCCAGCACGTGCCCCTCGACCGGGTCGATCACCTCGGGGTAGAAGTGGTCCTCCCAGACGTGCAGGCCGTCCTTGGTCTCCACGCACTCCTGCGCCACGCCCGGACCCATCACTTCGGACAGACCGTAGATGTCCACCGCGTGCAGATCCATCCGCTGCTCGATCTCCCGGCGCATCTGCTCGGTCCACGGTTCCGCGCCGAAGATGCCCACCCGCAGTGACGACGACGCCGGATCGATGCCCTGCCGTTCGAACTCGTCCATCAGCGTGAGCATGTAGGACGGGGTCACCATGATGACCTCGGGCCGGAAGTCGGTGATGATCTGCACCTGGCGCGCGGTCATGCCGCCGGAGGCGGGGATCGCGGTGCAGCCCAGCTTCTCCACGCCGTAGTGCGCGCCGAGGCCGCCGGTGAACAGGCCGTAGCCGTAGGCGACGTGGACCTTCTGCCCCGGCCGCCCGCCGGCTGCGTGGATCGAGCGGGCCATCACGGTGGCCCAGGTGTCGATGTCGGCCTCGGTGTAGCCGACGACGGTCGGCTTGCCGGTGGTGCCGCTGGAGGCGTGGATGCGGCGCACCTGTTCCTGCGGTACCGCGAACATGCCGAACGGGTAGTTGTCGCGCAGGTCGTTCTTGGTGGTGCAGGGGAACTTCGCCAGGTCCGCCAGCTCCCGGCAGTCGTCCGGGTGCACTCCGGCCTCGTCGAACTTGCGCCGGTAGAACGGGACGTTCCGGTAGGCGTGCCGCAATGTCCACTGCAGACGCTCGAGCTGGACGGCCCGCAGCTCGTCGACGCTCATCCGTTCGGCGGGGGAGAGGTCGCCCGGTGCCGGTGGGCTGCCGAGGTGTTTCGCGGAGGGCACGTCGCTGTGCGTGGTGGTCATGGGGGCCGGCTCCTCAGTTCCTCACTTGGCCGATCGTGCGGCTGCGGCCGCGGAATTCGGCGATCACCTCGCGTCCCGCGTCGGTCTCGCGGTGCACGGTGACGTCGTAGATGCCGTTGCGCCCGTAGCGCGTGCGTTCCTCGGCCGTGGCGACCAGCCGGTCACCGAGCCGGGCGCTGGCGACGAACGAGATCTCCGCGCCGGCCGCGACGGTCGCCGGGCCGTGGCTGTTGCACGCGCAGGCGAACGTGGTGTCGGCCAGCAGGAAGAGGTAGCCGCCGTGGGCGATGGCGTGCCCGTTGACCATCTGTTCGGTCACGGTCATGCGCGCGACGGCCCGTCCGTCCTGCGCCTCGACGAGTTCGATGCCGAGCGCCCTGGACGCGACGTCGTCGGCGAACATCGCCTGTGCGGCGTGGGACACGGCGGCACCGCCTCCAGGTTACTGACCGAATGGACGGTTAATAATGTGCGTCCCGCCCGGACACTGTCAAGACCCGTGGAAGACGGGCTCCGACTTGGCCAGAAAGGCTTCCACGGCGCCGCGGTGGTCGGCGGTGAGCCCGAGCCGCGCCTGCGCCTCGCCTTCCCGTCGCAGCACGTCCGGCAGCGGTGCGCCCCAGGACTCGGCCAGTGCCCGCTTGGCCGCCGCGTAGGCGAGCGTGGGCCCGGCGGCCAGCCGGGCGGCGAGCTCGGCCGCGGCCGCGGCGAGTCCGGCGGCGGGCACCACGCGGCCGGCGATGCCCCACTCGGCGGCTTCCGCGGCGGTGAACGTCTCGCCGAGCAGGACCAGCTCGCTCGCGCGGGCCGCGCCGACCGCCCGCGCGAGCGTCGCGGACAGCCCGGAGTCACAGGTCAGGCCGAGCCTGGTGAACGCGGTGCCGAACTTCGCGGTGTCCGCGGCGATCCGCAGGTCGCAGGCCAGGGCGAGGCCGAGCCCGGCGCCGACACAGGTCCCGTTGACGGCGGCGACCACCGGCTTCGGCATGGTCG
Proteins encoded in this window:
- the ligD gene encoding non-homologous end-joining DNA ligase, which produces MPTPEPVAPMLAVPGPVQDSEGWAFEWKYDGVRCQAAVSGGEVRLYSRRLREVTATYPELAVLGRDRRTLLIDGEVVALDEDGRPDFGRLQQRMNLAAPTPARLSSVPVVFFAFDLLREGTADCTGLPYEERRERLLALGVDRPEVRVRRHFRASEVEGAELLRAAREVGLEGLVSKRLDSRYQPGLRSPDWVKTPLTRTQEVIIAGWTAGGGRRSGTFGALLLGLHDETGLRFAGHVGTGFTERMLADLQDRLRPLARRTSPFATPVPREYARHAHWVEPELVGEVEFRQWTSDGRLRAPSWRGLRPDRHPEEVTRA
- a CDS encoding DMT family transporter, whose product is MLSPGRGGLGWGLLGVAAFSFTVPFTRVAVGTMSPLFIGCGRAVIAALLATGALAATRQRPPRGVQWLRLAVVAAGVVVGFPVLTSFALTSASASHSAVVIALLPAATAVIAVLRGRERPPVLFWATAAVGAVAAAAFAALQGGGLGRLHWSDLLLLAAVLAAGVGYAEGGLLARELGAWQTISWALVLSAPVMAALAVTSAAQHPPAGGVAEWAAFAYLGVVSMFLGFFAWYRGLAIGPMAHVSQIQLVQPVLSICWAVLLLREAITWPTVLGGLAVIACAGLAVRTRLKRA
- a CDS encoding PLP-dependent aminotransferase family protein yields the protein MSDDSSARIVAGLRAWIATAQPGARLPSTRALVAEYAASPVTVQKALRALTAGGMVESRPGVGTFVRAARLARPNDYGWQTAALGSPRHPVPRGSAALRTVPNDVIALHSGYPDRELLPERLVRAAFARAARGDAAVHRPPAAGLPELQAWFAAELGVAAPGDVVVFPGSQSGLSAAFRGLVGAGRPLILESPTYWGAILAAARAGVEVVPVPSGADGPDPDELARAFRQTGARAFYAQPNFANPTGARWSPGLAGRVLDVVREHGAFLIEDDWAHDFGIDADPVPLAARDDDGHVVYLRSLTKSVSPAVRVAGLVARGPARERVLAGVRAEALFVSGILQAVALDVVTQPAWRGHLRGLRDQLAARRDLLARAVREHLPCARLDSVPRGGLNLWVRLPDTVDPVRLSRECEAAGVALSPGGEWFPAEPPGAYLRLNYSGPNPGAFADGARIIGEVLARQ
- a CDS encoding LLM class F420-dependent oxidoreductase; the protein is MRFGLFVPQGWRLDLTGIEPARQWQTMLDIARYAENGPYESVWVYDHFHTVPVPTGEATHEAWTLMAALAASTSRVRLGQMCTCMGYRNPAYLAKVAATTDVISGGRVEMGIGAGWYEHEWRAYGYGFAPAGQRLGMLDEGVQIMRQLWTTGTATLDGKHYQVDGARCYPLPLQEGGIPLWIAGGGEKKTLRMAARYAQYTNFAGGAEDFKHKSEVLAAHCRDLGTDFDAIVRSANYNVIIGETEKDVADRLAWIRAHYEPHVPADVLENSVASFRNGPLVGTPEQVAERLTELRGLGMTYAITYFADIAYDRTSVELFTNRVIPELA
- the pip gene encoding prolyl aminopeptidase, translated to MTQLHPPAEPYAEGMLDVGDGNRIHWAACGNPEGKPAAVVHGGPGSGAWTSTRGYFDPDRYHVVLFDQRNCGRSTPHASDPATDLTHNTTGHLIADMELLREHLGIDRWLLFGGSWGSTLLLAYAQRHPERVSEIVIAGVTTTTRRELDWLYSGVGRFFPAELERFQAGAGDVEGGTFDVLAAYARLLADPDPAVRGKAARDWSTWEDTAISLEPHGVPNVYSDRPSRDVLAMTRICAHYFSNAAWLEEGVLIREAHRLKGIPGKLIHGRLDLSGPVETAWELAKVWPDADLRVIEDAGHTGSDTMRAAMRAALDEFAVRPARG
- a CDS encoding MarR family transcriptional regulator: MTILRSELLGTRLRHLLDLLDGDVAAVYADLGLAWFRPRFTPVVRLLAASGPQPIRDLAEAIGVTHSAASQTVAQMVKADLVTLSPGADARHRIVRLTRKAEELLPVLDAEWAATTAAAKEFEAELAHPLSRLVDEAIEALRTRPMRQRIADAAPDLFG
- a CDS encoding RtcB family protein, with protein sequence MFTAVEGARVPIRMWADPASVEDAAMRQLHNVANLPWVHGLAVMPDVHYGKGATVGSVIAMRDAVSPAAVGVDIGCGMSAVRTSLTAGDLPDDLARLRRRIEDAVPVGFALHQTPVDPARVPGTRGWNEFWSAFGHLHEGVQNLRDRARAQIGSLGGGNHFIEVCLEQGGPDAGRVWLMLHSGSRGIGNELAKRHIDIARKLPHNADLPDRDLAVFVAGTPEMAAYRRDLFWAQEYAARNRATMVALVQRALAAEVPGVRFDEPISCHHNYVAEETYDGVDVLVTRKGAIRAGAGDLGIIPGSMGTGSYVVRGLGNETSFHSASHGAGRRMSRTKARKTFTAADLAAQTSGVECRKDDGVVDEIPAAYKDIESVIKAQADLVEVVAHLKQVVCVKG